The Punica granatum isolate Tunisia-2019 chromosome 4, ASM765513v2, whole genome shotgun sequence genome has a window encoding:
- the LOC116202252 gene encoding putative receptor protein kinase CRINKLY4 — translation MTASGVAIAYDVIMALLGSFLIILGIVLFMVCKKKPVESEETLPVKLCAQAYPLTDIDSATDGFNPTRMIGQGRLGAVYSGVLSKDQQLVAVKRIHPRLVLSNAGFGFSSVVKSISLAFHPNIVPILGFSQAPGERIIVTEFISLGSLDFYLHQNPDGAALLDWSRRLRIASGTAQGLEYLHEGTAPSIVHGCVKSSNILIDDRICARVSDFGLSFLAPQEKRGLLGFVDDEYWVERGVPCKETDVYGFGVLLLEILSGRRSEEGLLAKWALPLIKEMRFIEFLDPRLVIPSDIKPLVRLARVALACVGNSRKSRPSMVQVAAILSNLEMEVSCP, via the coding sequence ATGACCGCCAGTGGTGTGGCGATTGCCTACGATGTTATTATGGCGCTCTTGGGATCGTTCCTCATAATTCTCGGGATTGTTCTTTTCATGGTTTGCAAGAAGAAGCCGGTCGAGTCCGAGGAAACTCTTCCTGTCAAGCTATGTGCACAAGCATACCCACTGACCGACATAGATTCGGCGACTGATGGTTTCAACCCCACAAGGATGATCGGTCAGGGTCGCCTCGGGGCAGTGTACTCCGGCGTCTTATCAAAGGATCAACAGCTAGTCGCAGTTAAAAGAATCCACCCACGGCTAGTGTTGAGCAATGCGGGGTTTGGATTTTCTTCTGTAGTAAAATCGATCTCTCTAGCTTTTCACCCCAATATAGTCCCAATTTTGGGGTTCTCTCAAGCTCCGGGCGAGAGAATCATTGTGACGGAGTTCATCAGCTTGGGAAGCTTGGACTTTTATTTACATCAGAATCCCGATGGGGCGGCTCTTCTGGATTGGAGCCGGCGGCTGAGGATTGCTTCGGGGACTGCTCAGGGCCTTGAGTATCTGCACGAAGGAACAGCTCCAAGTATAGTCCATGGGTGCGTAAAGTCTTCGAACATTCTTATAGATGATAGGATTTGTGCAAGGGTCTCCGACTTTGGCCTGTCTTTCTTGGCGCCACAAGAGAAGAGAGGCCTTCTAGGGTTTGTGGATGACGAGTATTGGGTCGAAAGAGGGGTCCCCTGCAAGGAAACCGACGTTTACGGGTTTGGAGTCTTGTTGTTGGAGATTCTGAGTGGGAGGAGAAGCGAAGAGGGATTGCTTGCGAAGTGGGCATTGCCGTTGATTAAGGAAATGCGGTTTATCGAATTCTTAGACCCTAGGCTCGTCATTCCATCGGATATAAAGCCTCTTGTTAGATTGGCAAGAGTTGCATTAGCCTGTGTTGGGAATTCGAGAAAGAGCCGGCCTTCGATGGTTCAAGTGGCGGCGATATTGAGCAATTTGGAGATGGAGGTGTCGTGTCCTTGA
- the LOC116206330 gene encoding NAC domain-containing protein 10: MTWCNESEGERGIQIVSRPFGDHGDGVTVRNVTCPSCGHNIEFENQTGTIHDLPGLPAGVKFDPNDQEILEHLEAKVAADARKLHPLIDEFIPTLEGENGICYTHPEKLPGVSKDGQVRHFFHRPSKAYTTGTRKRRKVHSDEDGSETRWHKTGKTRPVLINGTVKGFKKILVLYTNYGRQKKPEKTNWVMHQYHLGSNEEEKDGEMVVSKVFYQTQPRQCGSIMKEEVDHRKLKGHQGLRESCIAGSTNIVEYFGNQAYNNVSFDSPPQLIPNLVVHGDGSSSFLRFTTDLGPGKGKMS; the protein is encoded by the exons ATGACATGGTGTAATGAATCGGAGGGTGAGAGGGGCATTCAGATCGTCTCGCGTCCTTTTGGAGACCATGGCGATGGTGTTACCGTTCGGAATGTAACTTGCCCTTCCTGTGGCCACAACATTGAATTTGAGAACCAG ACCGGAACAATTCATGATTTGCCTGGTCTACCAGCCGGAGTAAAGTTTGACCCCAATGATCAAGAAATTCTCGAACATTTGGAAGCAAAGGTGGCGGCCGATGCAAGGAAGCTTCATCCTCTTATTGATGAATTCATACCAACCCTAGAAGGGGAGAATGGCATCTGCTATACTCATCCAGAGAAGCTGCCGg GAGTAAGCAAGGATGGCCAAGTACGCCACTTCTTCCACCGGCCCTCCAAGGCATACACGACCGGCACtcggaaaagaagaaaggtgCATAGTGATGAGGATGGAAGCGAAACGAGGTGGCATAAAACAGGAAAGACGAGGCCAGTTCTCATTAATGGAACAGTGAAAGGATTTAAGAAGATCCTCGTACTCTACACTAACTATGGAAGGCAGAAGAAGCCTGAGAAGACGAATTGGGTAATGCACCAATACCACTTGGGCAGCAACGAGGAAGAGAAGGATGGTGAGATGGTTGTCTCGAAGGTCTTCTACCAAACGCAGCCTAGACAATGCGGGTCGATAATGAAAGAGGAGGTCGATCATAGAAAACTGAAGGGTCATCAGGGTCTCCGTGAGAGTTGTATAGCTGGAAGCACAAACATTGTCGAGTATTTTGGGAATCAAGCTTATAATAACGTCTCTTTTGATAGCCCGCCGCAGCTGATACCGAACTTGGTTGTCCATGGTGATGGATCATCTTCATTTCTACGGTTTACAACAGATCTTGGTCCGGGTAAAGGAAAGATGTCCTGA